The following nucleotide sequence is from Solea senegalensis isolate Sse05_10M linkage group LG19, IFAPA_SoseM_1, whole genome shotgun sequence.
TAATAAAAGCAATTGGTAAAAGGTCAGTAAATATAGGGAAAAacgggggagagaaaaaaagaaaaaaggagaaaagaaaagaaaaaaagaaaacatgaaaacatgaaaacatggcagtgaTGGTATAAATAAGATGGCGCCCAGATACCTTAATCTTCCCAAGTTTCTTCTGGATCTTGTGCACCACCTGATCAGTCCAGTACTTCTCTCTGAGAAAGTCCCAGAAGATCCTTCCTACCAGGGCGTTCACCCACTGGTCCTCTGTAGAAAGTCGTCCTTCCCCTGATCCTGCACTGGACTCAGGTCCAGATTGACCTTCAGAGCTTTGCTCTTCACTGGGAATCTACAGGGGATCGCAAAGATATAAGTCAATGGTAGTAACATTTTCAGTGGTAATTGAAttcttctcctcgtcctccttcttctttgtcttcttcttcttcttctcttattCCCCTCCCTCTTAATCTGGATTTTTAGAGATTATATAACCTGATACACCCGAACGTCGAGATAAAATTGTGTGCTTGCGCTATGCCAATCTATAAATTCACTTTCTGTTatcaatgtcatttaaaatcaaGACAGATTGTTTGGTCAGGATTAGCAGGTCAGTTGAGAATGCTGCTAAAACCACACTCACTAAAAAGCCGTTGAGATCCTTCATGTCTGGTGATACCTGATATTTCACAGTGACATTTCGTCTTATCAGCGAGGACGTGTGGCTGAGGCAGCATCCTGGAAAAGGCtgagctgagcagcagcacagttgCTGATATtgatcagctttttttttcatcaacaaGAGTTATTTTGAGAAATAAACCCCACATCCGGAGTTTAAAATGAACGATGGAAAATTGTGATCTGCTCATAATGGATGCTGTAATCTTATCACCAGGGGCGataaacatttaaaccattgCATCACTTTACAACTGCATCTGCCATGATGCTGGATCTAAAATCTGAATATCAGTGTTGTTCACTGACCTTCTTGTGGCATATGGGGCTTCCCTTGTCACTGTGGCAGGGGCTGGGGGTGGGATTGCAACTCTCTGAGCCAATCAGTTGAGTCATGTAAGTGCTGTAGTCCAATAATGTTCTTGTTTTCATTGCTCCTGGCAAATCCTGCAGCTCCTCTATATTGTCTTTGACTGCAGTGCCACCAGAGAGTGCTTCAGAGTGACCTGCAACTAAACACAGACCTTGAGTGAATAGGCTGAACCAGTTAGCAAACATAACCAAACACCATGAACCACAAAATCCTCTTACCGGTGTTCTCTTCGCCGCTCACACTGCTCTTGGCTCTAGGCCTAGAGGCAGACAGGAAATGCTGGAACCACTCCTCCTTGTCTCTTCCAGAGCGACCAAAGAGGTAGAGGGTGACAGGAAGCTGGTGGTCCAGTGTGACGTGTCTCTCTGCCCTTTCTTCATCCTCTTGCCCTTCAACCAGGATCTCTTCTCCCACCTCCCCCTCAGCCAGAGTGATGCAGATGGGATACTTCTTGTTCCACACCCTCTTACAAGCCAAAGCAGGAGGCAACAAAGACACCTAGGgtaaaaatgaacagaaatcaAATATCCAATTTTTTAATCCATTTACTCTTTTCAGTAGAGATACTGACAGGCAGAAATTTACCACAATCATTagattgtgtgttgttttttgttgtactttCCTACCCTCTACTCTATGAATTTTAagtcattcttcttcttctacatgAAGCTACTGCAATCTTCCTTCCTCAATATGCAACTTTGCAAAGTGGATGGGTCGAGTTCATTCTGTGCATCATCACTTTAGTTGTAATTCTTCTGCTCTTTCACCTGCGTGTTGGATGACAAAGTGGGTGACGAGAGATGAGAGTGTGGAGTTCAGGCAAGAGgtcaccttctctctctctctctctctctctctgtctctctctctctagtccCTTTTCTGGGAGACAtgcctgctctgctgctgggaTCAGAAATGAGAATTTTCTTTGCAGACACACTGACCTTACTGTTTGCCAGCTGATAAGCACGCGAACGCAAAAACAATGCCTTGCGGGGCGTCTCGTCGAACGTCGCCCACCGAGGGATGTTGGCACGTGGGTATGCCAGGCACAGCCGGCTGCCCTCCAGTGTGACATGGACTGAGTGTGTGACCGAGGGGTGGAACGTCTCAGGGTCGTAGCTGTATGTCTCATTCATCCagccctgaaaaaaaaaaaattatgaaagCAGCAAAACAGTGAGTCACAAATCTCTTACAGTATAACCAACCTGAACAACACTGTTAGGGCAATGTTCAAATCCACCATAAACATACGTCGGCCGAAATAGGCATCTACTCTGGCAATTGAAATTCACAGCAAGTGGTAAAAACAGTGACAGTGCATCTTAGCAGGAGAGAAACATGAGCCATGGCAGAATACATGTGTCTCATTTAACACTATGGACGTGTCTTTGAAACAGCCTCAGCCATCTATAGCCTCACTCGTGGTAGTAACTTCTCTGTGCTCATAAACATCAACTCATGTGGACCGACTATCCTGCTAACTCTGCACTTATTCAGGCAGACAGCATTACGCAGCAGTGCAGTCAGGATGTGCTTCATGTCAGGCAATTATCCAAATAACTCCCCTCGCCTCTTTAAAGCTGAGTCTGCTGTGTCTCTGGATAGTTTTTTAAGCACAAATGACCTCAAAACAAATCCATTAGGCACCACCGAGTATCGTACTTACTCTTAAACCATGGTTGCAGAATACACTTGAGTTCATTTCCATGAAACCAAATCAGTCACATGAAAAGATCAAGTTCTTTAACGGCTGTGAATGATTGTCTTGTCTCTTGTTTTATAAAGAACAGGACTTCAACTGTCTGCAGTTCTCTAAAGCTCTACTGCTGTACCTGGACTAATTTGTGGTTTGAACCTCATGGTAACCTGCTCATATAACAATGATAACAAGCTGTTTTCAGCAGCTGGTGTGATTCTTACAATTGTCAGCAATGTACACTGTAGTCCTAGCATGCTAAAATGAACTAAACTAGCACTAAAGGAGCATTATTTTGCAGGTATGTGGTCATGAACTCAAATATTATTCATACCTAAATGTTGACCTGATGATGGGAccaaagaaaaagtcagaaaacatCATAGTTTGTACTCAAACTGCAGGATGAACCTGCATCATAGTCAGCCAGTAACATTCATTGTCTATGCACCATGCATGTGCCACCTTTCAGTGCAATCCACTTTTTTCCATTGTTAAGATAATTTAGTCTAAACCAAAGTGGTGGATTGACCAACACCCCATTCCTGGAGCCATGGGCTTAAAAATCAGTGAAAGCCAATAtgttaaagtgtaaatgtaTGGATTCACTTTTTGAAACAATCACCCTTGCGGTCCACTGGGTTTTCTAGTCTGGCCTCTTGTTCTCTGCTACTATTACTTAAGTAatacagcacacagacacaagtctCTATAAAACATTAGTATTTCTCTTAAAGGTTACACACATCTTTGTTTAAACACTAtatgttattgatttattaccTCTAGGATTTCTGGATGTATGATGTTCCCGTCCTGTGGATATGTGCTGGATTTGCTTTTTTTGCCTCTGGTATTTGAGCGTCGTGGGACAAACGTGAACACCACCATCAGGCCCAACATAAAGCCACATGCAACTCCGATAGACAGACCCGTCAGGTATGAAGGAAGTGGCAGCACAAAGAACCCATACACCAGAAGACCCACAGGGAGGAGCCAGTGAATAGGCAGCGATGGGCCTCCTTCTCTGCCTTGAGACTGGGTGTAAGTATTGCAATGTGTCTCTCTGGATTCATTCTGGAGTCCCACCACTTGAATTATATCTCCATAAGAGTGGATTTCAAAATGGTTGCCCCTGTTGCGGTTGCGATACGAACCCTTTTGATGTCTTAGAGAAGTGTGGTCAACATTGTTCTTCCTCTGGTACTTAAAATCTCCATCTTCAGTGCTCCCCTCTCCTCCACAGCTTCCTTGGGAGGCTGGGGAGTCTCCAGCACCAGGGGCCCTCCCATGCTTAGGACTGCCAGAGCTTTCATCCCCCATAATCTTACTCAGCATGCTCAGTGGATCCTGCATGGCCTCAGAGAACTTCCTCCGCGTGTCCTCCAGCTCAGCAATAAGCAAACTGCCCCGGGATTCAGTGGGCGACATGCTGCCCGTGGAACGAGGTAAGTCCCAGTTGTCATTCTCATTCAGTGTTCCTTCTTCGGGCCTCACCTCGGACATCCTGGACTGGGTAAGCTGCTTCCAGGGATGCAAATGCAGCTTGGAGTCAGACTTGGAGAGGTTGACCTCAGGCTCACCCCGACGGGAGATCTCTGTGCTCAATGACTTTACCAAGCTGAGGAGTGGTTTGCCTCTTAGCGAGCTGCTCTCCCTTGGTTCCAGCTCCGTGGAGGAGGATTTGACCAAGTTGGAGGTGACAAGCAGGCCGGCTGATGATGCCGACAGATCAGCTAAAGAGCCGGGAGAGGAGGGTGAGTGAGGCAGGAAGTGGGGATGTGACCGATGGCCTTGGCTCAAGTCCAAATCGATCCCCAGACTGAGGTCAGGTTGAGATTCTCTGGCTTGTGGTTTTTCTTTCGAGAAGGCCACGGTGGGACCCTCATCAGGGCGGTCCAGGCTGAAGATGAGCTTGCTCTCCTCCATGCTGGCTGTCAAAGATTTGATGTAACTATATTCTAGATTTGTAAGATCCTCCTTGTATGACAGATCATGATGGATGCTGGAAAATTTGGAGAGAAACAAGAGAAGTCATGagcatatatatttatatatcaaaGAAAATATCataatttcttttcatttcaacaagTATGTGTCAAATTGAAAGGGGGACGTCTCATTGTTAAAAGCATAATAATGAGATGCCCCTCCAGCAATAAATGCTTTAAGAGCATATTGGTCTGTCACACATCCTTCACATGTAGTGttatgtgtcagtgtctgacaCACATCATGCCCAGACGTGCTGCAAAGTCCAATTCACTGAAAGTCATCAGCCACACGATCCAGACAGGGGGTCTGGACATTCTTCATGGAATGAATGCAGCAGGGCACTGTGATGAGAATGCCCGCAGAATCCAGAAGCAGGAAGCAGGACACTCATCCATTCACTCGAGTTCACTTGAGCTGAGACAGACATTAACCAGAGATTATGCTGCCGGAGAATCTCCAAAGAGACCTCTGCAGACATTTGTGTTCACTGACACGCTTCCTCCAGAGaatctctggggtttggtgcatgtctgaaagcaaaCACTAGGGACGTAATTTAAATCTGATGAATGGACAGTCAGTACTACTGTATATTCCGGATATATTCCGGATACATTTTTTAGATTTAGtttacatgcatgcacacacacacacacacaccaatatgCAGTGTCACATGACATTGCAAGCTGGCTGTATGCAGCACAGAGTGCAGCTGTCAAAAATATCCAAACAATATCCATTTTGTATTAGGAAAGTTTTGTGTCtatgttttaaaaaggttttcccATGTTTGCTTCCTTTTCTTGCTGCAGCTAGATTCCTACAAATAATACAGAAGACAACAGCGTTGACAGAAACGAATATTCCTACATGTTTACAGTATCACAAAAAGCAACAGCAGTAAGCCACGCACAACGACTGGCACTAGATAACCTACATATGTTAATCAATTTATACTGGTTCATGCTGACAGGGAGGGGAAAATCTTTGCTGCTCAGCGAAATAGTCAGCAGAGATTTGGCAGCTTTCCCATCAGGACTGAGTGTGGATATCTGCAGAAGGGGAAGGAAATAAAAGAGGCATGCAAGGACTGCCACAGGAATCACAAGGGGAAAAGTCAGGcaccttttacattttattatgcTACACAGTGCTTTATAATTCGTTCACCATTATTTCCCCCATTTAATACTGCTTATTTATCTACAATATATCATTGGAATTTCTTTGAATGTTTGGTTCAAATATCAACTCTTCAATCCATCACCTGTTTTTAGCTGTACATCATATGGAGAAAGGTCAATCAGTATGAAGGAAAAAAGttatattaaataatgaatatttgaTGA
It contains:
- the LOC122785115 gene encoding testis-expressed protein 2-like, with the translated sequence MEESKLIFSLDRPDEGPTVAFSKEKPQARESQPDLSLGIDLDLSQGHRSHPHFLPHSPSSPGSLADLSASSAGLLVTSNLVKSSSTELEPRESSSLRGKPLLSLVKSLSTEISRRGEPEVNLSKSDSKLHLHPWKQLTQSRMSEVRPEEGTLNENDNWDLPRSTGSMSPTESRGSLLIAELEDTRRKFSEAMQDPLSMLSKIMGDESSGSPKHGRAPGAGDSPASQGSCGGEGSTEDGDFKYQRKNNVDHTSLRHQKGSYRNRNRGNHFEIHSYGDIIQVVGLQNESRETHCNTYTQSQGREGGPSLPIHWLLPVGLLVYGFFVLPLPSYLTGLSIGVACGFMLGLMVVFTFVPRRSNTRGKKSKSSTYPQDGNIIHPEILEGWMNETYSYDPETFHPSVTHSVHVTLEGSRLCLAYPRANIPRWATFDETPRKALFLRSRAYQLANSKVSLLPPALACKRVWNKKYPICITLAEGEVGEEILVEGQEDEERAERHVTLDHQLPVTLYLFGRSGRDKEEWFQHFLSASRPRAKSSVSGEENTVAGHSEALSGGTAVKDNIEELQDLPGAMKTRTLLDYSTYMTQLIGSESCNPTPSPCHSDKGSPICHKKIPSEEQSSEGQSGPESSAGSGEGRLSTEDQWVNALVGRIFWDFLREKYWTDQVVHKIQKKLGKIKLPYFMNELTLADLDMGTCLPQVLNTSKPKLDHRGLWLEMELTYTGCLQMTLETKMNLCKLGKDGEDEAHIVPDTQPVGSKPRLCILADSDEESSSDEEEVPSFEPQGSVGHKSTTVAADGHPGGSTSTKILRFVDKIAKSKYFQKATENKYIRKKIAEVSNMPLMLSVEVMELSGTLAINIPPPPTDRIWYSFQVPPRLDLHVRPMFGEREVTFSHVTEWIEKKLQCEFQKVVVMPNMDDLYLPLMTSGLESSPASHHSSIQSTSQQSSMESQDYMSE